In one Solanum dulcamara chromosome 1, daSolDulc1.2, whole genome shotgun sequence genomic region, the following are encoded:
- the LOC129889697 gene encoding E3 ubiquitin-protein ligase ATL6-like, whose translation MKHKKNILYFFLCFFCVIAEAGTILGTQSLAPTTLMHPLDSSNVEISPTLAIILACLVLILLAGVFIYMRRMSPDFFDHSLGFHFLGHRPPLSRGLDSEIIKTFPIFVYSDVKSLKLGKSILECAVCLNEFEDEENLRLLPNCYHVFHPECIDAWLAFRTTCPVCRTNLKIKLPEIKKQVQQTGPQDVTSHPDTVIDIHMSSVVGPQEVINVSPRKSIHSHNIPYCSNVKSKTPDFRHPTQKPATPRRTNILRVFNRSHSTGHSLIQPGQNCERFTLKLPDDARKRLVELSLSRAYNGEALSLERSSSKGYRFEPGNGRFKFLSTPNLLSKPGSSKEEKSEKQSKNLLKSVKSPLSLICGTEKEDDAGERSFTYLRSNPSS comes from the coding sequence atGAAGCATAAAAAGAATATACTCTATTTCTTCTTATGCTTTTTTTGTGTAATAGCAGAAGCTGGTACAATCTTAGGTACACAATCTTTAGCTCCAACAACGTTAATGCACCCGTTAGACTCATCAAATGTTGAAATCAGTCCAACATTAGCGATAATACTCGCTTGCCTCGTATTAATTCTATTGGCAGGTGTCTTCATATATATGCGTCGAATGAGCCCCGATTTCTTCGATCACTCATTGGGTTTTCATTTCCTAGGACATCGACCTCCTCTTTCCCGAGGACTCGACTCCGAGATCATTAAAACATTCCCCATATTTGTCTATTCAGATGTCAAATCATTAAAATTGGGCAAATCCATCCTGGAATGCGCTGTTTGTTTAAACGAATTCGAAGACGAAGAAAATCTTCGTCTTCTTCCAAATTGTTATCATGTTTTTCATCCTGAATGTATTGATGCTTGGCTAGCCTTCCGAACCACTTGCCCCGTTTGCCGAACCAATCTCAAAATCAAATTGCCCGAAATAAAGAAACAGGTTCAACAAACGGGCCCTCAGGATGTGACATCACATCCTGACACAGTCATAGATATTCATATGAGTAGCGTTGTTGGTCCACAAGAGGTAATTAATGTATCGCCTCGAAAGTCTATTCATAGTCATAATATTCCGTATTGTAGTAATGTGAAAAGTAAAACGCCTGATTTTCGTCACCCGACACAAAAACCAGCAACACCTAGACGAACAAATATATTACGGGTGTTTAATCGATCTCACTCGACGGGTCATTCGTTGATTCAACCGGGTCAAAATTGCGAGAGGTTTACGCTAAAGTTACCGGATGATGCACGTAAAAGATTGGTGGAGTTAAGCTTGAGTAGGGCTTATAATGGTGAAGCTTTATCTTTAGAGAGGAGTTCATCCAAGGGGTACCGGTTCGAACCGGGAAATGGCCGGTTCAAGTTTCTATCGACTCCGAATTTATTATCTAAACCCGGTTCGTCAAAGGAGGAGAAGAGTGAAAAACAATCGAAGAATCTGTTGAAGTCCGTTAAGTCGCCGTTAAGTTTGATTTGCGGAACGGAAAAGGAGGATGATGCAGGAGAAAGATCTTTTACTTATTTAAGATCTAATCCTTCAAGTTAG